The following DNA comes from Spirulina major PCC 6313.
CTGTTGGTGGATGTGCGCAGTGCCGTGGAATTTCGCTCCGGCCATGCACCAGGGGCACGGAATTTGAGCCTCCCCCGGATTGTGATGGGGGTGGGGTTTGGGTGGCGGTGGCTGTTGCCGGACTGGTTTAAGGTGCAGGAACGAGAGGAGGCGATCGCCCTCATTTGCCTCACCGCCCACCGTAGCCCGATCGCGGCCCAACAGTTACAGCGGGCCGGGT
Coding sequences within:
- a CDS encoding rhodanese-like domain-containing protein; translation: MMTVTETMPNEAIASLTPRELNECDPAPLLVDVRSAVEFRSGHAPGARNLSLPRIVMGVGFGWRWLLPDWFKVQEREEAIALICLTAHRSPIAAQQLQRAGFQQVINIAGGMMAWQKAGLPTVKGAANP